One genomic window of Bactrocera dorsalis isolate Fly_Bdor chromosome 4, ASM2337382v1, whole genome shotgun sequence includes the following:
- the LOC105231995 gene encoding uncharacterized protein LOC105231995 isoform X2 — MMKPRVIQMVNLTKDTKPPSTPVSNSNGNGTGNANSNHTHNSSGNSNGSSYHHHRAPRTPESYFNVPESIALLNIVKSERIQSAFQSNRKNHASVWEMVAEVLNRFSARKRSAKQCCNRYENLKKIYTQLKKNPERHVRRNWPYMFLFKEIEEQRGECWGSANGKRLALIAKSHKELSYYQRRRQAAELGVAYLGKEAAAVMQHSLLQSLSTDSSSNNSKMERFLPNHFVEAQLGDGLGGGMGLYDDGPPMHLPGGASAAAAAAAAAAAVAMNAAMQKEQEMRESAANESVGSMENGNCSAAPHAPELNGALPLNGDAEIPNGVGGATGGGGGVGVGVGSVNGMLVPHATNGIKDVLRPHFDKECNGGGPMALTNGENNISMKSEPMSDGEFNPDDIQLMQTNYNGSQNYYPHSIDHNILHPDVIVDTDNISDCSSVIGGDGIGGSAKSKRKLSTSTDGGDSTNYELIEYLKRREKRDEELLRRMDAREERLLALFERTVVAIEALAGRKPVESK; from the exons GATACCAAACCGCCTTCGACGCCTGTTAGCAATAGCAATGGTAATGGCACCGGTAATGCCAACAGCAATCACACGCACAACAGCAGCGGCAACAGCAACGGCAGCAGCTACCACCACCATCGCGCGCCGCGCACCCCCGAAAGCTATTTTAATGTGCCAGAATCGATCGCGCTGCTGAATATCGTCAAATCGGAGCGCATACAAAGCGCCTTCCAATCGAATCGCAAGAATCACGCCAGTGTTTGGGAAATGGTCGCCGAAGTGCTAAATCGCTTTAGTGCGCGCAAACGCTCCGCCAAACAGTGCTGCAACCGTTATGAGAATTTGAAAAAGATCTACACACAACTGAAGAAGAATCCCGAACGCCATGTGCGTCGCAATTGGCCGTATATGTTTCTGTTCAAAGAGATCGAGGAGCAGCGCGGCGAGTGCTGGGGTTCGGCGAATGGCAAACGCTTGGCTTTGATAGCGAAGAGTCACAAAGAACTGTCCTACTATCAGCGCCGGCGTCAGGCTGCTGAGCTGGGTGTGGCGTATTTGGGTAAAGAAGCGGCTGCGGTCATGCAGCATAGTCTCCTGCAAAGCCTCTCCACTGATTCcagcagcaacaatagcaaaatgGAACGCTTTCTGCCCAATCACTTTGTGGAAGCGCAGCTGGGCGATGGTTTGGGCGGTGGTATGGGTCTATATGACGATGGTCCGCCTATGCATTTGCCCGGTGGCGCTAGCGCGGCAGCGGCTGCAGCAGCTGCGGCGGCGGCGGTAGCAATGAATGCGGCCATGCAGAAGGAGCAGGAAATGCGTGAAAGTGCGGCTAACGAGAGTGTTGGTAGCATGGAGAACGGTAATTGCAGCGCAGCACCACATGCGCCCGAGTTAAATGGTGCGCTGCCCTTGAATGGCGATGCGGAGATACCCAATGGCGTTGGGGGTGCAacaggtggtggtggtggtgtgggTGTTGGTGTGGGCAGTGTGAACGGCATGTTGGTGCCACATGCCACTAATGGCATTAAGGATGTGCTGCGACCGCACTTCGATAAGGAATGCAATGGCGGTGGGCCAATGGCTTTGACCAATGGCGAAAACAATATCTCCATGAA gtCTGAGCCTATGTCCGACGGGGAATTCAACCCAGATGATATACAGTTAATGCAGACGAATTATAATGG TTCTCAAAACTACTATCCACACAGCATCGACCACAACATCCTGCACCCGGACGTCATAGTCGACACCGATAACATTTCCGATTGCAGCAGCGTTATCGGCGGTGATGGCATTGGCGGGTCTGCGAAAAGCAAGCGCAAACTCTCCACATCCACCGATGGCGGTGACAGCACAAACTACGAACTGATCGAGTACTTAAAACGGCGCGAGAAACGCGACGAAGAACTGCTGCGGCGCATGGACGCGCGCGAAGAGCGACTGCTAGCCTTATTTGAGCGCACAGTTGTGGCCATTGAGGCGCTGGCAGGCAGAAAGCCAGTGGAAAGCAAGTAG
- the LOC105231980 gene encoding ubiquilin-1, translating into MAEGGNSKRIVVNVKTPKEKKTIEVDEDSGIKDFKQLVAQKFDSEPEQLVLIFAGKIMKDTDTLKTHNIKDGLTVHLVIKAPTRAAEPAARPAADVRQTPFGLNQLGGLAGMEALGAGTGSFMDLQARMQSELLNNGDMLRSVLDNPLVQQMMNNPEIMRTLFTSNPQMQDLMQRNPEISHMLNNPELLRQTMELARNPSMLQELMRSHDRAMSNLESVPGGYNALQRIYRDIQEPMLNAASDSFTRNPFSGLMDSSGGGINPQQGTENRQPLPNPWGGSGNTSGTAGSGGGAAGANPDLPPRGVLNTPAMQSLMQQMSENPSLMQNLLNAPYTRSMMDAMAQDPDMASRLLSTSPLMANNPQLQDQVRQMMPQFLNQMQNPEVQNMLTNPEALNAIMQIQQGMEQLRSAAPGLVGSLGIPPPAPGNTESSTGTTTSTTNTTSGGGDTNRPATAPGGGPNAQLFNDFVSRMLNGVGMQADNTQPPEVRYQSQLEQLAAMGFANREANLQALIATFGDINAAVERLLSLNQLSLS; encoded by the exons atggcagaaggaggCAATAGCAAGCGTATCGTTGTCAACGTTAAAACACCGAAGGAGAAGAAAACAATCGAGGTGGATGAAGATTCTGGAATTAAGGAC ttcaaaCAACTTGTGGCGCAGAAATTCGACTCTGAACCCGAACAGCTGGTACTAATTTTCGCTGGCAAAATTATGAAAGACACCGATACATTAAAGACTCACAACATTAAAGACGGTCTAACAGTTCATCTGGTCATCAAAGCACCTACAAGGGCAGCAGAACCTGCCGCTCGTCCAGCCGCTGATGTACGTCAAACACCGTTTGGTCTTAACCAATTAGGTGGATTGGCTGGTATGGAAGCATTGGGCGCAGGCACTGGGTCTTTTATGGATTTGCAGGCTCGCATGCAAAGTGAATTGTTAAACAACGGTGACATGTTACGCTCAGTACTTGATAACCCACTCGTACAACAAATGATGAATAATCCAGAGATAATGCGCACCCTTTTCACCTCGAATCCGCAAATGCAGGACTTAATGCAGCGCAATCCTGAAATATCGCATATGCTAAATAATCCTGAATTGCTACGTCAAACTATGGAGTTAGCACGCAATCCATCTATGTTGCAAGAGTTGATGCGTTCGCATGACCGTGCAATGTCGAATTTGGAATCGGTGCCTGGCGGTTACAATGCGCTTCAACGTATTTACCGCGACATACAAGAGCCAATGTTGAATGCAGCAAGCGATTCTTTTACACGTAATCCATTTTCCGGTCTAATGGACAGTTCTGGCG GCGGCATAAATCCGCAGCAAGGCACTGAGAATCGTCAACCACTACCAAATCCATGGGGCGGTAGCGGCAATACTAGTGGTACGGCTGGTAGTGGTGGTGGTGCGGCTGGTGCCAATCCAGATCTGCCGCCACGCGGTGTGCTCAACACGCCCGCCATGCAGAGTCTTATGCAACAAATGTCTGAAAATCCATCGTTAATGCAAAATCTCTTAAATGCACCTTATACGCGCTCCATGATGGACGCAATGGCACAGGATCCCGATATGGCTTCACGTCTGCTCAGCACCAGCCCTCTAATGGCTAATAATCCACAACTGCAAGATCAGGTGCGTCAAATGATGCCGCAGTTCCTTAATCAAATGCAAAATCCCGAAGTACAGAATATGTTGACCAATCCCGAGGCACTAAATGCAATTATGCAAATACAGCAAGGCATGGAGCAATTACGTTCGGCAGCGCCCGGTCTGGTCGGTTCTTTGGGTATACCACCACCAGCACCTGGCAATACAGAAAGTTCCACCGGTACAACAACCTCAACTACAAACACCACGAGCGGCGGTGGCGATACCAATCGTCCCGCTACGGCACCCGGCGGCGGACCGAATGCTCAACTCTTCAACGACTTTGTCTCACGCATGTTGAACGGCGTGGGCATGCAGGCTGACAACACGCAGCCGCCTGAGGTGCGCTATCAGTCACAACTGGAGCAACTGGCGGCTATGGGCTTCGCCAATCGGGAGGCCAACTTGCAAG cGCTAATTGCTACTTTTGGCGACATAAATGCTGCTGTTGAGCGGTTATTGTCACTAAATCAATTATCTTTAAGTTAA
- the LOC105231995 gene encoding uncharacterized protein LOC105231995 isoform X1, giving the protein MMKPRVIQMVNLTKNPYATTDTKPPSTPVSNSNGNGTGNANSNHTHNSSGNSNGSSYHHHRAPRTPESYFNVPESIALLNIVKSERIQSAFQSNRKNHASVWEMVAEVLNRFSARKRSAKQCCNRYENLKKIYTQLKKNPERHVRRNWPYMFLFKEIEEQRGECWGSANGKRLALIAKSHKELSYYQRRRQAAELGVAYLGKEAAAVMQHSLLQSLSTDSSSNNSKMERFLPNHFVEAQLGDGLGGGMGLYDDGPPMHLPGGASAAAAAAAAAAAVAMNAAMQKEQEMRESAANESVGSMENGNCSAAPHAPELNGALPLNGDAEIPNGVGGATGGGGGVGVGVGSVNGMLVPHATNGIKDVLRPHFDKECNGGGPMALTNGENNISMKSEPMSDGEFNPDDIQLMQTNYNGSQNYYPHSIDHNILHPDVIVDTDNISDCSSVIGGDGIGGSAKSKRKLSTSTDGGDSTNYELIEYLKRREKRDEELLRRMDAREERLLALFERTVVAIEALAGRKPVESK; this is encoded by the exons GATACCAAACCGCCTTCGACGCCTGTTAGCAATAGCAATGGTAATGGCACCGGTAATGCCAACAGCAATCACACGCACAACAGCAGCGGCAACAGCAACGGCAGCAGCTACCACCACCATCGCGCGCCGCGCACCCCCGAAAGCTATTTTAATGTGCCAGAATCGATCGCGCTGCTGAATATCGTCAAATCGGAGCGCATACAAAGCGCCTTCCAATCGAATCGCAAGAATCACGCCAGTGTTTGGGAAATGGTCGCCGAAGTGCTAAATCGCTTTAGTGCGCGCAAACGCTCCGCCAAACAGTGCTGCAACCGTTATGAGAATTTGAAAAAGATCTACACACAACTGAAGAAGAATCCCGAACGCCATGTGCGTCGCAATTGGCCGTATATGTTTCTGTTCAAAGAGATCGAGGAGCAGCGCGGCGAGTGCTGGGGTTCGGCGAATGGCAAACGCTTGGCTTTGATAGCGAAGAGTCACAAAGAACTGTCCTACTATCAGCGCCGGCGTCAGGCTGCTGAGCTGGGTGTGGCGTATTTGGGTAAAGAAGCGGCTGCGGTCATGCAGCATAGTCTCCTGCAAAGCCTCTCCACTGATTCcagcagcaacaatagcaaaatgGAACGCTTTCTGCCCAATCACTTTGTGGAAGCGCAGCTGGGCGATGGTTTGGGCGGTGGTATGGGTCTATATGACGATGGTCCGCCTATGCATTTGCCCGGTGGCGCTAGCGCGGCAGCGGCTGCAGCAGCTGCGGCGGCGGCGGTAGCAATGAATGCGGCCATGCAGAAGGAGCAGGAAATGCGTGAAAGTGCGGCTAACGAGAGTGTTGGTAGCATGGAGAACGGTAATTGCAGCGCAGCACCACATGCGCCCGAGTTAAATGGTGCGCTGCCCTTGAATGGCGATGCGGAGATACCCAATGGCGTTGGGGGTGCAacaggtggtggtggtggtgtgggTGTTGGTGTGGGCAGTGTGAACGGCATGTTGGTGCCACATGCCACTAATGGCATTAAGGATGTGCTGCGACCGCACTTCGATAAGGAATGCAATGGCGGTGGGCCAATGGCTTTGACCAATGGCGAAAACAATATCTCCATGAA gtCTGAGCCTATGTCCGACGGGGAATTCAACCCAGATGATATACAGTTAATGCAGACGAATTATAATGG TTCTCAAAACTACTATCCACACAGCATCGACCACAACATCCTGCACCCGGACGTCATAGTCGACACCGATAACATTTCCGATTGCAGCAGCGTTATCGGCGGTGATGGCATTGGCGGGTCTGCGAAAAGCAAGCGCAAACTCTCCACATCCACCGATGGCGGTGACAGCACAAACTACGAACTGATCGAGTACTTAAAACGGCGCGAGAAACGCGACGAAGAACTGCTGCGGCGCATGGACGCGCGCGAAGAGCGACTGCTAGCCTTATTTGAGCGCACAGTTGTGGCCATTGAGGCGCTGGCAGGCAGAAAGCCAGTGGAAAGCAAGTAG
- the LOC105231995 gene encoding uncharacterized protein LOC105231995 isoform X3 — protein MDTKPPSTPVSNSNGNGTGNANSNHTHNSSGNSNGSSYHHHRAPRTPESYFNVPESIALLNIVKSERIQSAFQSNRKNHASVWEMVAEVLNRFSARKRSAKQCCNRYENLKKIYTQLKKNPERHVRRNWPYMFLFKEIEEQRGECWGSANGKRLALIAKSHKELSYYQRRRQAAELGVAYLGKEAAAVMQHSLLQSLSTDSSSNNSKMERFLPNHFVEAQLGDGLGGGMGLYDDGPPMHLPGGASAAAAAAAAAAAVAMNAAMQKEQEMRESAANESVGSMENGNCSAAPHAPELNGALPLNGDAEIPNGVGGATGGGGGVGVGVGSVNGMLVPHATNGIKDVLRPHFDKECNGGGPMALTNGENNISMKSEPMSDGEFNPDDIQLMQTNYNGSQNYYPHSIDHNILHPDVIVDTDNISDCSSVIGGDGIGGSAKSKRKLSTSTDGGDSTNYELIEYLKRREKRDEELLRRMDAREERLLALFERTVVAIEALAGRKPVESK, from the exons GATACCAAACCGCCTTCGACGCCTGTTAGCAATAGCAATGGTAATGGCACCGGTAATGCCAACAGCAATCACACGCACAACAGCAGCGGCAACAGCAACGGCAGCAGCTACCACCACCATCGCGCGCCGCGCACCCCCGAAAGCTATTTTAATGTGCCAGAATCGATCGCGCTGCTGAATATCGTCAAATCGGAGCGCATACAAAGCGCCTTCCAATCGAATCGCAAGAATCACGCCAGTGTTTGGGAAATGGTCGCCGAAGTGCTAAATCGCTTTAGTGCGCGCAAACGCTCCGCCAAACAGTGCTGCAACCGTTATGAGAATTTGAAAAAGATCTACACACAACTGAAGAAGAATCCCGAACGCCATGTGCGTCGCAATTGGCCGTATATGTTTCTGTTCAAAGAGATCGAGGAGCAGCGCGGCGAGTGCTGGGGTTCGGCGAATGGCAAACGCTTGGCTTTGATAGCGAAGAGTCACAAAGAACTGTCCTACTATCAGCGCCGGCGTCAGGCTGCTGAGCTGGGTGTGGCGTATTTGGGTAAAGAAGCGGCTGCGGTCATGCAGCATAGTCTCCTGCAAAGCCTCTCCACTGATTCcagcagcaacaatagcaaaatgGAACGCTTTCTGCCCAATCACTTTGTGGAAGCGCAGCTGGGCGATGGTTTGGGCGGTGGTATGGGTCTATATGACGATGGTCCGCCTATGCATTTGCCCGGTGGCGCTAGCGCGGCAGCGGCTGCAGCAGCTGCGGCGGCGGCGGTAGCAATGAATGCGGCCATGCAGAAGGAGCAGGAAATGCGTGAAAGTGCGGCTAACGAGAGTGTTGGTAGCATGGAGAACGGTAATTGCAGCGCAGCACCACATGCGCCCGAGTTAAATGGTGCGCTGCCCTTGAATGGCGATGCGGAGATACCCAATGGCGTTGGGGGTGCAacaggtggtggtggtggtgtgggTGTTGGTGTGGGCAGTGTGAACGGCATGTTGGTGCCACATGCCACTAATGGCATTAAGGATGTGCTGCGACCGCACTTCGATAAGGAATGCAATGGCGGTGGGCCAATGGCTTTGACCAATGGCGAAAACAATATCTCCATGAA gtCTGAGCCTATGTCCGACGGGGAATTCAACCCAGATGATATACAGTTAATGCAGACGAATTATAATGG TTCTCAAAACTACTATCCACACAGCATCGACCACAACATCCTGCACCCGGACGTCATAGTCGACACCGATAACATTTCCGATTGCAGCAGCGTTATCGGCGGTGATGGCATTGGCGGGTCTGCGAAAAGCAAGCGCAAACTCTCCACATCCACCGATGGCGGTGACAGCACAAACTACGAACTGATCGAGTACTTAAAACGGCGCGAGAAACGCGACGAAGAACTGCTGCGGCGCATGGACGCGCGCGAAGAGCGACTGCTAGCCTTATTTGAGCGCACAGTTGTGGCCATTGAGGCGCTGGCAGGCAGAAAGCCAGTGGAAAGCAAGTAG
- the LOC105231979 gene encoding probable RNA-binding protein CG14230: MGSTRFFVANLPPNATEKQLNEVFQDYGIVERVELKTKENPFEPENVKVLAFVTLQIHPNDVNNCVDALNWVKIQGAKIKVSVAKESFLERLKREREEAEKDKTADIKTTWNEEQTEAVLPRSAENTRKKFTDEDLTALENDDEIAADLLISKKRAATSLYNGKIVIQNYDAAPLHIIEGVKKKKKKPDGTETISEQKRKESQNKMTKQYKEKKSVIQQALSGMDAPKSNKIKFSDAEEEDESTSPNDLKQKSKTNIFGSDEEDGNEDSEQLQLKPELFGKKGAKLIELQSKQSLDPRFRIDAKFVEDDEEEDQQQSDTGARTEKTNKEASDEVNERSWQMGILEQVVGTKIDTTDNAQKAARKKRMLRYDPSKEEHQKLLRTSNKETQPAPDAEAQTTAGKKKQKKKQAESEETTVADTGPEVSKEVFYVVTDTLAESLKTRGDGFSLLNMFGSAEVQDKRADELKKVSDAKILVNKLDKNALNPFKYDSSSDEEGENEPPKQIATDGGAQKKSKQQNKILLESFFIPRNDARLKEGAKFFHYEKKDAPEEDYEAVRNRLKLLIRSKINKTKKNLVANSGVGGVGRKRRIKGRH; the protein is encoded by the exons ATGGGTTCCACCCGTTTCTTTGTGGCTAATTTGCCACCTAATGCAACTGAGAAACAACTCAATGAAGTTTTTCAGGATTACGGCATAGTTGAACGTGTTGAATTGAAGACCAAGGAGAACCCATTTGAACCAGAGAACGTGAAAGTGTTAGCGTTTGTAACGCTACAAATTCATCCCAATGATGTAAACAATT GTGTTGATGCGCTTAATTGGGTAAAAATTCAAGGGGCTAAAATCAAAGTTTCAGTGGCGAAGGAATCGTTTTTGGAACGACTAAAACGTGAACGCGAAGAAGCTGAAAAAGACAAGACAGCTGATATAAAAACCACTTGGAATGAAGAGCAAACAGAAGCTGTATTGCCGCGCAGCGCTGAGAACACTCGCAAAAAATTTACGGATGAAGATTTGACGGCGTTGGAAAATGACGACGAAATCGCAGCAGACTTGTTAATAAGCAAAAAGCGTGCAGCTACGTCATTGTACAATGGAAAG ATTGTTATACAAAACTACGATGCGGCGCCCTTACACATCATCGAAggagtgaaaaagaaaaaaaagaagccGGATGGAACGGAAACTATTTCGGAACAGAAGCGCAAGGAATCCCAAAATAAAATGACAAAGCAATACAAAGAAAAGAAATCCGTCATACAGCAGGCGCTTTCCGGCATG GATGCAcctaaatcaaataaaatcaaatttagcGATGCCGAGGAGGAGGATGAGTCAACAAGTCCGaatgatttaaaacaaaaatccaaaacaaatatttttggctctGATGAAGAAGATGGCAATGAAGATAGTGAACAGCTTCAACTAAAACCAGaactttttggtaaaaaagGCGCAAAGCTCATAGAATTGCAAAGCAAACAAAGTCTAGATCCACGTTTCCGCATTGATGCCAAATTTGTCGAAGATGATGAAGAAGAGGATCAGCAACAATCGGATACAGGTGCTCGAACTGAGAAAACTAATAAGGAAGCAAGCGACGAAGTAAACGAGCGTAGTTGGCAAATGGGCATATTGGAACAGGTTGTGGGCACCAAAATCGACACCACCGACAATGCGCAAAAAGCTGCGCGTAAGAAGCGCATGCTGCGCTATGATCCATCCAAAGAAGAGCATCAAAAACTGCTACGCACCAGCAACAAAGAAACACAACCAGCGCCCGACGCAGAGGCACAAACAACGGCGggcaaaaagaaacaaaagaaaaaacaagcaGAAAGTGAAGAGACCACTGTAGCCGATACAGGACCAGAAGTTTCAAAAGAGGTTTTCTACGTGGTCACCGATACGCTGGCGGAATCGCTCAAAACGCGCGGTGATGGTTTCAGCTTGCTGAATATGTTCGGCAGCGCAGAGGTGCAAGACAAGCGTGCTGATGAGCTGAAAAAAGTATCCGATGCGAAGATATTAGTGAATAAACTGGACAAAAATGCGTTAAATCCTTTCAAATATGACTCATCATCAGACGAAGAAGGTGAAAACGAGCCACCGAAGCAAATTGCGACAGACGGCGGCGCGCAAAAGAAGTCTaagcagcaaaataaaattttattggaaagCTTCTTCATACCCAGAAACGATGCACGATTGAAAG AAGGCGCTAAATTTTTCCACTACGAGAAGAAGGACGCACCGGAGGAGGACTATGAAGCTGTGCGCAATcgtttaaaacttttaattagaagtaaaattaataaaacaaagaaaaatttggtTGCCAATAGTGGCGTTGGTGGGGTGGGTCGCAAAAGACGAATAAAAGGACGCCATTAA